The following proteins are co-located in the Maridesulfovibrio sp. genome:
- a CDS encoding ABC-F family ATP-binding cassette domain-containing protein — protein sequence MPRITISSLEKSYNGEDLFSDLSFEVSAGMRLAVAGPNGCGKSTLLKLIAGKIEPDAGVLSISKGARLGYVAQELTGEILEHTLLSWVLSALPSWNKLWEQWEEAGQKNDQAHMERLSEKQAELEHQFGYNPEHKARTILTGLGFSEHDLLSKIKELSGGWRERAKLGRVLLQGADLLLLDEPTNHLDLEAVEWLESYLLSFRGAVIYVAHDRIFLDKVGTHVLFLGSGRPQVRRGNFTEFLKWRAENAEQRSREVAKLSARIEAENSYINRFRVKARKAAQAQSKIKKVEKMSKELNKIQEEADLNRSGRTLSFRLPPTSRGDKAAINVVDLEFSYDGKPPSIWPLLNFQLFRGKKVALAAPNGAGKSTLLKVIMGTLEPNAGFAKIGQNTSLAYFSQHQSEILRDEATALSEIRRLCDPDTTEEQLKSVLGLFLLGETYFERKASALSGGEKNRLILASLFLSRANLLILDEPTNHLDLESREGLIRALKDYDGTLFFVAHDRYLLGEVADEIWALTDSGIETFFSFEEYDNYRKEKLAAPTAKTESDDSGDSYKSAKRKLSKEDKRKQAEIRNALYKELKPKTAEYEKLEKDLEKTLEDQATMEEQLNDPELYNDGAAAVELNSRYTETSAWADELMEKMAVLEEEIAELEERKKQLLEEG from the coding sequence ATGCCCAGAATTACTATTTCATCCCTTGAAAAATCCTATAACGGAGAAGACCTTTTCAGCGACCTTTCATTTGAAGTGAGCGCCGGAATGCGCCTTGCCGTAGCCGGACCGAACGGTTGCGGTAAATCCACCCTGCTCAAGCTTATTGCCGGAAAGATCGAACCGGATGCTGGCGTACTCTCTATCTCCAAAGGTGCCCGCCTCGGCTATGTCGCTCAGGAGTTAACCGGGGAAATCCTTGAACACACCCTGCTCAGCTGGGTACTTTCCGCCCTTCCTTCATGGAACAAACTATGGGAACAGTGGGAAGAAGCCGGGCAGAAGAATGATCAGGCCCACATGGAAAGGCTCTCTGAAAAACAGGCCGAGCTTGAACACCAGTTCGGATATAACCCTGAACACAAAGCCCGTACCATCCTGACCGGACTTGGCTTTTCGGAGCACGACCTGCTCAGCAAGATCAAGGAACTTTCCGGCGGCTGGCGTGAACGCGCCAAGCTGGGCCGTGTTCTATTGCAGGGCGCTGACCTACTTCTTTTGGACGAACCTACCAACCACCTTGACCTTGAAGCCGTGGAATGGCTGGAAAGCTACCTGCTCTCCTTCCGTGGCGCGGTCATATACGTGGCTCACGACCGTATTTTTCTGGATAAAGTCGGCACCCACGTGCTTTTTCTCGGCTCCGGACGTCCTCAGGTCAGACGCGGCAACTTTACCGAATTTCTTAAATGGCGAGCTGAAAACGCTGAGCAGCGCAGCCGTGAGGTGGCCAAACTTTCAGCACGCATCGAGGCTGAGAACTCCTACATCAACCGCTTCCGGGTCAAGGCGCGCAAGGCTGCGCAAGCCCAGTCCAAGATCAAGAAAGTGGAAAAGATGTCCAAGGAGCTGAACAAGATTCAGGAAGAAGCCGACCTCAACCGTTCCGGCAGAACCCTGAGCTTCCGCCTCCCGCCTACTTCACGCGGGGACAAAGCAGCCATCAACGTGGTTGATCTTGAATTTTCCTATGACGGCAAACCGCCATCCATATGGCCCCTGCTCAATTTCCAGCTTTTCCGGGGTAAGAAAGTAGCCCTTGCCGCGCCCAACGGTGCCGGTAAATCCACCCTGCTCAAGGTAATCATGGGCACACTTGAACCAAACGCTGGTTTTGCCAAGATCGGGCAGAATACAAGCTTGGCCTACTTCAGTCAGCACCAGAGCGAAATATTGCGCGATGAAGCCACCGCACTGTCTGAAATCCGCCGTCTCTGCGACCCGGACACAACCGAGGAACAGCTCAAAAGCGTACTGGGGCTGTTTCTGCTTGGTGAAACATATTTTGAACGCAAGGCTTCCGCTCTTTCCGGTGGTGAAAAGAACAGGCTTATCCTCGCTTCACTTTTCCTTTCGCGGGCCAACCTGCTCATTCTTGACGAACCTACAAACCATCTGGACCTTGAAAGCCGTGAAGGTTTAATCCGGGCCTTGAAAGACTACGACGGCACGCTTTTCTTTGTAGCGCACGACCGTTACCTGCTTGGAGAAGTTGCTGACGAGATATGGGCTTTAACCGATTCTGGTATCGAAACATTTTTCTCTTTCGAAGAATACGATAACTACCGCAAAGAGAAGCTTGCAGCACCGACCGCCAAAACTGAATCCGATGATTCCGGCGACAGCTACAAGTCTGCCAAACGCAAGCTGAGCAAGGAAGATAAGCGCAAACAGGCTGAAATCCGTAATGCCCTGTACAAGGAACTCAAGCCCAAGACTGCGGAATACGAGAAGCTTGAAAAGGACCTTGAAAAGACTCTCGAAGATCAGGCGACCATGGAAGAACAGCTTAATGATCCGGAACTGTACAACGACGGGGCTGCAGCTGTGGAACTAAACTCCCGCTACACAGAAACCAGCGCATGGGCTGACGAGCTGATGGAAAAAATGGCCGTACTTGAAGAAGAAATTGCAGAATTGGAAGAACGCAAGAAACAGCTTTTGGAAGAAGGTTAA
- a CDS encoding transporter substrate-binding domain-containing protein: protein MRTLISVLTILSFILGSVPCYAKKLQLISGNWAPYVSANPAEPGITTEIVLAAFKAVGIETALEFYPWPRCEKMIQHNMDVVTFPYVKTHERKKFAVFSVPMITEKTYLYYSKQNMHKYDFSGYKDLRKYRIGTLNGFVHYELFKRNGVPATVIKNNTTALQMLLRNRIQLFPINNLVAKREIQNNFPDQANEFSHTKTPMYEVTLHLMISKNNPEANYILSNFAEGMSIIRREGTFDQIIEKYY from the coding sequence ATGCGCACACTTATATCAGTACTAACCATCCTCTCTTTTATATTAGGATCAGTTCCATGTTATGCAAAAAAGCTCCAGCTCATATCTGGGAACTGGGCTCCTTACGTAAGTGCAAATCCTGCTGAACCGGGAATAACTACTGAGATAGTACTAGCCGCATTCAAAGCAGTGGGAATAGAAACGGCACTTGAATTTTATCCTTGGCCCAGATGTGAAAAGATGATCCAGCACAATATGGATGTTGTTACTTTTCCGTACGTTAAGACACACGAACGCAAAAAGTTTGCTGTCTTTTCTGTCCCAATGATAACAGAAAAGACTTACCTTTATTACTCCAAACAAAACATGCACAAGTATGATTTTAGCGGATATAAAGACCTACGAAAATATCGCATAGGAACCTTAAATGGATTTGTCCACTACGAGCTATTTAAAAGAAACGGAGTTCCTGCAACAGTAATAAAAAACAATACAACAGCACTACAGATGCTATTACGAAACAGAATCCAGCTTTTTCCTATCAACAACTTAGTGGCCAAACGTGAAATACAAAATAATTTTCCGGATCAGGCAAATGAATTCAGCCACACGAAGACTCCCATGTACGAAGTAACTCTCCATCTGATGATTTCTAAAAACAATCCCGAAGCAAACTATATCCTTTCCAACTTCGCTGAAGGAATGTCCATCATACGCCGCGAAGGCACTTTCGACCAAATTATCGAAAAATATTATTAA
- a CDS encoding GIY-YIG nuclease family protein — MSTWYVYLLRCSDNSLYCGVTTDPERRLEEHNSGKGAKYTRCRLPVKFEAYEAFPDKRAAYRAEYAVKQKKAAQKVGFLRELATQG, encoded by the coding sequence ATGAGCACATGGTACGTATATCTGCTGCGTTGCAGCGACAATTCCCTTTACTGCGGTGTAACTACTGACCCGGAGCGCAGGCTGGAAGAACACAATTCCGGCAAGGGCGCAAAGTACACCCGTTGCCGGTTGCCTGTTAAGTTCGAAGCATATGAAGCCTTTCCTGACAAACGCGCAGCCTACCGCGCTGAGTATGCTGTTAAGCAGAAGAAGGCAGCGCAGAAGGTTGGTTTTTTGCGAGAGCTGGCAACGCAAGGGTAA
- a CDS encoding CatA-like O-acetyltransferase codes for MINKALLTKSKMEFLDMETWERAEHFTFFQSLCTSRYGFTVQQDVTELFNFRKEQNNGSVKIRLSSILYYLATRAANDIPEFRTRIVEGKPAIYDVIHPAFTYIPKGRNLHANCLCRFDENFSETAANIEVARQATDEKPTLTPAGGEKPNLFYFSVVNGVAFTSASNPWGNCNTDSVPRILFGHVTENESGRKMMPVAVEALHGLMDGKHFGEFFQKFDAMCKEPEDYL; via the coding sequence ATGATAAACAAAGCTCTGCTGACTAAAAGCAAAATGGAATTTCTGGATATGGAAACATGGGAACGAGCTGAACACTTTACCTTTTTTCAATCCCTGTGCACCAGCCGCTACGGTTTCACAGTACAGCAGGATGTGACCGAACTTTTCAACTTTCGTAAAGAACAGAACAATGGTTCCGTCAAAATTCGCCTCTCATCCATACTCTATTATCTGGCAACCCGTGCGGCAAACGATATTCCTGAATTCCGCACCCGCATTGTGGAAGGCAAACCGGCAATCTACGACGTAATCCATCCGGCATTCACCTACATTCCTAAAGGACGCAACCTGCACGCCAACTGCCTCTGCCGTTTTGATGAAAATTTCAGCGAAACAGCAGCTAACATTGAAGTTGCCCGTCAGGCCACAGACGAAAAACCGACCCTCACCCCCGCAGGCGGAGAAAAACCTAACCTGTTCTATTTCAGCGTGGTTAACGGCGTGGCCTTCACCTCTGCCAGCAACCCTTGGGGAAATTGCAATACAGACTCAGTACCCCGAATCCTGTTCGGTCATGTGACTGAGAATGAATCCGGAAGAAAAATGATGCCAGTGGCAGTTGAAGCCCTGCACGGCCTCATGGACGGCAAGCATTTCGGAGAGTTTTTTCAGAAATTTGATGCGATGTGTAAGGAACCGGAAGATTATTTGTAG
- a CDS encoding glycosyltransferase — protein sequence MTYIFNMSKRAYNVEPVMDQGSVADVRIHIDGKKWHLWGRMGEVRERGLAEAVAPGKLPVLIGAGLGVCIAELLKSGPVAVLDNDPLIAETSGAAEFLEHPQVTWLSGDPVQVLEQVRQWRFANGNSPLELVKIPLYQRLDRDWYLAIGNTLEDEKDSEPVDFWSEVAYSKFRNEKPKVLFFYRKYFLMGEITAALERLGIEFRSVDIGTGDTVREGFVEDLLHTVVDFKPDFALTVNHFGVDREGKLTDLLLKLKLPLASWFVDNPHLILYRYSDVLPDLTAIFTYDAGNLEIMSDKGFENVFYLPLATDVERFKPGLPGRAEWRADVSFLGNSMVYAVDDYLRSSGLDAELEQRVPELAIEFGERAELSVEEFLRNSHPELLEKMENLATDENKLSFEGLITWEATRRYRLSCVRELLPFNPLIVGDNGWHELLEKGNWRYLPSLDYYNDLPGFYPMSKVGFNCTSRQMKGAVNQRVFDVPACGGFVLTDYREQMEALFEPGTEIIAYNEISEIGPLLEKWLADDAGRAKVTAAARKRIMAEHTYEHRLSVLLEKMRQTFG from the coding sequence ATGACATACATATTCAATATGTCGAAACGAGCTTACAATGTAGAACCCGTGATGGATCAGGGTAGTGTTGCCGATGTGCGCATCCATATCGACGGCAAGAAATGGCACCTATGGGGGCGTATGGGTGAGGTACGTGAACGCGGTCTTGCTGAAGCGGTTGCGCCCGGAAAGCTGCCTGTACTTATTGGCGCCGGACTTGGTGTCTGCATAGCAGAATTGTTGAAATCCGGCCCGGTGGCAGTGCTGGATAATGATCCTTTGATAGCTGAAACTTCCGGCGCAGCTGAGTTTCTGGAACACCCTCAGGTTACATGGCTGAGTGGTGATCCGGTTCAGGTTCTGGAACAGGTTCGGCAGTGGCGTTTTGCTAACGGTAACAGCCCGCTGGAACTTGTGAAGATTCCCTTGTACCAGCGACTGGATCGTGACTGGTATCTTGCTATCGGTAATACCCTTGAGGATGAAAAGGATTCCGAGCCAGTAGATTTCTGGTCCGAGGTTGCCTATTCGAAATTTCGAAATGAAAAGCCGAAAGTACTATTCTTCTATCGTAAATATTTCCTGATGGGCGAGATCACTGCCGCGCTTGAGCGTTTGGGTATTGAATTTCGTAGTGTGGATATTGGAACCGGGGACACGGTGCGTGAAGGATTTGTGGAAGATCTGCTGCATACAGTTGTTGATTTCAAGCCTGATTTTGCACTGACCGTGAACCATTTTGGTGTGGACCGGGAAGGCAAGCTCACTGATCTGCTTCTGAAACTAAAACTTCCGCTGGCCTCGTGGTTTGTTGATAATCCGCACCTGATTCTTTACCGCTACTCCGATGTTTTGCCTGATTTGACCGCTATATTTACTTATGATGCGGGTAATTTAGAGATTATGAGTGATAAAGGGTTTGAGAATGTATTCTACCTCCCGCTTGCAACGGATGTAGAGCGTTTTAAGCCGGGGCTTCCGGGACGGGCTGAATGGCGTGCTGATGTTTCTTTTCTCGGTAATTCCATGGTTTATGCGGTGGATGATTATCTGCGGTCCAGTGGACTGGATGCTGAGTTGGAACAGAGAGTGCCGGAGTTGGCAATAGAGTTTGGCGAGCGGGCGGAGCTTTCCGTTGAAGAGTTTTTGCGTAATTCGCATCCAGAGCTTCTGGAGAAGATGGAAAATTTAGCCACTGACGAGAATAAACTCTCCTTTGAGGGTTTGATTACATGGGAAGCAACCCGCCGTTACCGTCTTTCCTGCGTACGAGAATTATTGCCGTTTAATCCCCTTATTGTAGGTGATAATGGCTGGCATGAATTGTTGGAAAAAGGAAACTGGCGTTATCTGCCTTCTTTGGATTATTATAATGACCTGCCCGGATTTTATCCCATGTCCAAGGTTGGATTCAATTGTACCAGCAGGCAGATGAAAGGTGCAGTCAATCAAAGGGTTTTTGATGTTCCGGCCTGCGGCGGATTTGTGCTTACTGATTACCGGGAGCAGATGGAAGCTCTTTTCGAACCGGGCACTGAGATTATTGCCTATAATGAAATTTCGGAAATCGGCCCGCTGTTGGAAAAATGGCTGGCTGATGATGCTGGGCGGGCTAAGGTTACTGCTGCCGCGCGTAAACGGATTATGGCCGAACATACCTACGAACACAGGCTTTCCGTTTTGCTGGAAAAAATGCGTCAAACATTTGGGTAG
- a CDS encoding glycosyltransferase encodes MSGKFWGFLDTASRYRLLVSGHGKPHLMETANRIINSAESSREKSALIDLGVDMFLAAWEVSPLDGQLASNLLAINKQLNFLPAPLVESMSLIASNSAIPENLGYLQRLIAKDDKDKLLDYLSKQTEREPENFFWLSHLLDLAFFLGRHEVASAALARDWPTSMNMVLNKYAGDIAFCSGDYEQAEAIYSDVSEGALILGENLLRLAESVDRMGRRDEAMILWRDRMTARPWQVNTWFKVYDRLLGSGGSKLLDGLVAVCLYTFNKADDFDETLKSLALSPLDNVHIFALDNGSSDHTSEVISRWKSQLGDRFSRIDLPVNVGAPAARNWLKNMNELKLYDYVAYLDDDAFIPADWQAQFSAAVESYPEAGVWGCKVVNEDQQEVIQHADLHLRETPAGFEDVVRSFEFAYLDPYNQDLDYGQFDYCRPCVSVTGCFHLFRQNILSQSGDFDLRYSPTQYDDLDHDLMLAKAGKTAVYQGKLKVQHKRKSGSAVSISRSARGSGAGNVLKLESKYEARDVAAIIKRDIERLENDFTGKALKVGHVMKEVE; translated from the coding sequence ATGTCAGGTAAATTCTGGGGATTTTTGGACACTGCTTCCCGCTACAGGCTTCTGGTTTCCGGGCATGGCAAGCCTCATCTTATGGAAACCGCAAACCGTATCATCAACAGTGCCGAGAGCAGTCGCGAGAAAAGTGCGCTTATTGATCTGGGTGTGGATATGTTTCTTGCTGCATGGGAAGTCAGCCCCTTGGACGGGCAGCTTGCATCCAACCTGCTGGCCATAAATAAGCAGCTGAACTTTCTGCCGGCGCCGTTGGTGGAGAGTATGTCGCTGATTGCCTCAAATAGTGCCATTCCAGAGAATCTGGGCTACCTGCAACGGCTTATCGCTAAAGATGATAAGGATAAGCTGCTCGATTATCTTTCCAAGCAGACTGAGCGCGAGCCGGAAAATTTTTTCTGGCTGTCCCATCTGCTCGATCTGGCATTTTTTCTCGGCAGACATGAGGTTGCCAGTGCCGCCCTTGCCCGTGACTGGCCTACATCAATGAATATGGTGCTTAATAAATATGCCGGGGACATTGCTTTCTGCTCCGGGGATTATGAGCAGGCTGAAGCTATTTATTCCGATGTTTCTGAGGGTGCATTAATTTTGGGCGAGAATTTGTTACGGCTTGCCGAGAGCGTAGATCGTATGGGCAGGCGAGATGAAGCAATGATTCTTTGGCGGGATCGCATGACTGCCCGTCCGTGGCAGGTTAATACATGGTTTAAGGTTTATGATCGATTGTTAGGTAGTGGCGGTTCGAAACTGCTTGATGGTTTGGTTGCAGTTTGTCTGTATACCTTTAACAAAGCGGATGACTTTGACGAGACTCTCAAGTCGCTGGCGCTGTCGCCGCTTGATAATGTGCATATCTTCGCGCTTGATAACGGAAGTTCTGATCATACTTCCGAAGTAATAAGTCGCTGGAAATCGCAACTTGGTGATCGCTTCAGCCGTATAGACCTGCCGGTTAATGTAGGAGCTCCTGCTGCACGTAACTGGCTTAAAAATATGAATGAGCTTAAGCTTTACGACTATGTTGCCTACCTTGATGACGATGCCTTTATTCCGGCGGATTGGCAGGCCCAGTTCAGTGCGGCGGTGGAGTCCTACCCAGAAGCAGGTGTATGGGGCTGCAAGGTGGTGAATGAAGATCAGCAGGAAGTTATCCAGCATGCGGACTTGCATCTTCGGGAGACTCCTGCAGGGTTTGAAGATGTGGTCCGCAGTTTTGAGTTTGCTTATCTTGATCCATACAATCAGGACCTTGATTACGGGCAGTTTGATTATTGCCGTCCCTGCGTTTCCGTTACCGGATGCTTCCATCTTTTCAGACAGAATATTTTGAGCCAGAGTGGTGATTTTGATTTGCGCTATTCTCCTACCCAGTATGATGACCTCGATCATGACTTGATGCTTGCCAAGGCAGGAAAAACTGCGGTGTATCAGGGTAAACTCAAAGTTCAGCATAAACGTAAGTCCGGTTCTGCCGTATCAATCAGCCGGTCCGCCCGCGGCAGCGGGGCAGGTAATGTGTTGAAGCTTGAATCAAAATATGAAGCTAGGGATGTAGCGGCGATTATTAAGCGTGATATTGAGCGGTTGGAAAATGATTTCACCGGGAAGGCCCTCAAAGTAGGGCATGTGATGAAGGAAGTAGAGTAG
- a CDS encoding YgdI/YgdR family lipoprotein produces the protein MKNILIAGLLCVGLFVFVGCGSKHHTITRTDGSTAVSVGAPQFDKDSNTYTYENLDGQQTTIKREDVQQIEENKK, from the coding sequence ATGAAAAATATTTTAATTGCGGGCTTATTGTGTGTTGGTCTCTTCGTATTCGTTGGTTGTGGATCAAAACATCATACCATTACCAGAACTGATGGTTCTACTGCGGTAAGTGTAGGTGCGCCTCAATTTGATAAGGACTCAAATACCTATACTTATGAGAATCTTGATGGTCAGCAGACAACAATAAAACGTGAAGATGTGCAGCAGATAGAAGAAAATAAGAAATAG
- a CDS encoding methyl-accepting chemotaxis protein: MTVRLYASIATIAILLAIGLFFIQNEAAIIIVSVSIVSLLALGFIIQRRIISPIKILICEVERISKADYTPIPHHNFMAEIGILSTAIEGLNNILNEKVGMSESMLKNIMTPMVVVDPNGNISWINESIIKLIEEDGETNKYIGQDFSTFFYGKKQETVSERCMEEKKKLFVKGQVDGRKGTTKYISVASSPIYDARGNLLGGFTTIMDFTNIKLKEDFITAQNKKIAKGVTDATKISEQLAGTSDEISSEIQNSSKGIHDQRARTEEVATSMEQMNASILEVSRNSSDAARMARQTQETASEGSGLVENVIEVMEEVNMKAGNLKQEMGTLKTHSNGITTIMQVISDIADQTNLLALNAAIEAARAGEAGRGFSVVADEIRKLAENTMHATKEVGEYISAIQNSSQKSTSATEDTLHSIQQATEMCGKADTALKQILEISKITAGQVEGIATAAEQQSAASEEVTNAIDMVNNIATQTSDSMDMVSSAVSELTSLATDLEEFMNKMQTQEA, from the coding sequence ATGACCGTACGCCTGTATGCATCCATTGCAACAATTGCTATCTTACTTGCCATAGGACTTTTTTTTATCCAGAATGAAGCAGCAATCATTATTGTTTCTGTTTCAATTGTATCATTGCTCGCCCTTGGTTTTATTATACAACGTAGAATTATCTCACCTATCAAGATACTTATCTGTGAAGTCGAAAGAATTTCCAAAGCAGATTACACGCCCATTCCGCATCACAACTTCATGGCTGAGATTGGCATCCTGTCAACTGCAATTGAAGGGCTTAATAACATCCTGAACGAAAAAGTAGGCATGAGCGAATCCATGCTCAAAAATATAATGACCCCTATGGTAGTCGTTGATCCTAATGGCAACATCAGTTGGATTAATGAAAGCATTATAAAATTAATTGAAGAAGATGGAGAGACAAACAAATACATTGGGCAGGACTTCTCTACTTTCTTTTACGGCAAAAAACAGGAAACTGTATCCGAAAGATGCATGGAAGAAAAAAAGAAACTCTTTGTAAAAGGCCAAGTTGACGGGCGCAAAGGTACAACAAAATATATTTCTGTCGCTTCCTCACCAATTTACGATGCCAGAGGAAATCTCCTCGGCGGTTTTACCACCATCATGGACTTCACAAACATCAAGCTTAAAGAAGATTTCATCACTGCCCAAAATAAAAAAATTGCCAAGGGAGTGACCGACGCCACGAAAATATCAGAACAGCTTGCAGGCACTTCAGATGAAATCAGTTCTGAAATCCAAAACTCCAGCAAGGGAATCCATGACCAGCGGGCCAGAACAGAAGAAGTGGCAACTTCCATGGAACAGATGAACGCATCAATCCTTGAAGTATCCAGAAATTCCAGTGATGCAGCACGCATGGCCCGCCAGACTCAGGAAACAGCCAGCGAAGGGTCAGGTCTTGTTGAAAATGTCATCGAAGTTATGGAAGAAGTAAATATGAAAGCCGGCAACCTCAAACAGGAAATGGGCACCCTTAAAACCCACAGCAACGGAATAACAACCATCATGCAGGTTATCTCCGACATTGCCGACCAAACCAACCTTCTTGCCCTTAACGCCGCCATTGAAGCAGCCAGAGCCGGGGAAGCAGGAAGAGGTTTTTCTGTAGTAGCCGACGAGATCAGAAAACTGGCTGAAAACACCATGCACGCTACCAAAGAAGTCGGTGAATACATAAGCGCTATTCAGAACAGTTCACAGAAAAGCACATCTGCCACAGAAGACACCCTGCACAGTATTCAGCAGGCCACAGAAATGTGCGGCAAAGCTGACACAGCACTCAAACAGATACTTGAAATATCGAAAATAACAGCTGGACAAGTGGAAGGGATAGCAACGGCAGCAGAACAGCAGTCAGCTGCCAGTGAAGAAGTTACAAATGCAATCGATATGGTGAACAATATCGCAACACAGACTTCAGATTCAATGGACATGGTTTCCAGTGCAGTGTCGGAATTGACGTCCCTCGCAACCGACCTTGAAGAATTCATGAACAAGATGCAAACTCAAGAGGCATAA